The genomic window tcccgacaggtggcgaacgatcagtcaaaaaaataacaaatggaagacagcttaatcattacagccatgggactACTTTGCCATCCCCAggctttatgtttatttttatacccattttcttggcacacagatacatgaCCTAATATACATGTCTAAatggaaataattggaaaaatgatacattaactttttttttaacccctaccttccatcttggagtcaatactgtgtatcggctccaaggcagaagagtggtaagggctaggcaatgggggttaagtgacttgcccaggatcacacagctaggaagtgtctgatgccagatttgaacctaggacctcccatctctaggcctgatacattaacttttaacaaatcacttgattagcattctatattcttgtattgtgaacAAAGGTTCCACACAAGACAAATGATTCTGTcataggtggcttaattttctcattaccctgtgaggagttttgagcttacaatcaaggaaatttacttattaaaaGTAATCAATCataagttcttaaaagacaattcaacaatcataccattgagtttgaggggtactgggaacacaactcatattttatattagactgatcatttttcagggtttactagggaatTGCCCACTGGCAAGTTACTAGTTTATGaagtcgagtcactgaggcatgttgaagcttagtgtacctgtactttttgtatgggcctttatgattgatttgtgtgttggcttcattAGAATAaatttctgtgagtgggaaagttctgggcttggcttgtagtgcagttttgctgggaattatgtacctaaataaaagttaacctaTGATGgtctttgggattgggtttgaaggtctgaacttttggtgatgttttagagaattagggtacaggtattttgctcttgcattattacttctgagactagggggaatagtaatcatgtcaattccaaaggtaagggatattgatgagaAAGGTTATGCAAAGgagactgagtgggcaatcacatcttgccaaggaccactcggtggcctccttagctaccacacgtgactctgtcaaggcgtcgtggCCTAATGGCTCCCAGcatatggtagtttatttacaatagaaggaagatattaaggaatgagagagagagaaaaactctggcttctaagaatttctaagtccccagccaggggaagagagtctcaagaagatgggccttacctggaggcctcacacctccagaaaggtggggtcactaagtcgaCTTTTCGTTCACCAACGGTAACAgcctaaaagaagtctgggtgtcggTCTTTCAGTCAGTGCCTGAAATAACCGAAcaaatgtccatcttcccttcagctctgagggactgatccttcactctaagcccaggtgactgactgtcttcttcagtctttttccccctctatttaaaggcctttttctcttgtgtcatgtcttctaaattttcacgtctaccaatcacagcagatgcttttctccaggactgcccattctttagttctcaccttttttggttagattttatcttttggggttacttaaatcctcttttgttaagttcactttttgtagttacttaacaccttttagtagttaaaatctaaaaatagattgtagcttacaattctagtttcactataaaggaagagcaaagtatcttcattgttacaatccgGAGATTACacttttatcttcacaataaagaaagggctaagtatctttattgttaaAATCGGGAGatagttaaatccaatcttcacaatagtgTTACTGTGGGAGCCAAATGAAACTATATCTTAAAGTTCTTTTGGTAACTATGTTATTTAGATATGTAATGGTGATGATAATAtaactgaaatatattttctaattttctcttttgtccatatttcaagaaatggaAGAACTAGCAGAACATGGAATATTTTTACCACCTAATATGCAAGGACTAACAGATGAACAAATTGAGGAGCTGAAATTAAAAGATGAATGGGCTGAAAAATGTATGCCAAGTGGGGGTTCAGTGTTTAAGAAGGACGAAATTGGACGAAGAAACGGTCATGGTAATCAAGcaataaataacttttttcttctatgtAACTGAGTAAGTTTGGTCAATGTTGATAATAGAAAatgtaatatttcattattttttatttgaaaatgatCTCAACATTTCAACACAAATTTATAAGCACAAACTTAATTTTATATGTTCCTATCTTAAGACGCCAGTATGGTAATACACAGAGGATTAGATAAGTGAAGCTCAGACATTCTTAATATTGTATAACAGCTATATCTTAAATATAGTATGGGACAATATTTAGTGGAAAAATTTTGAGGTTCAAATTCTGTCAGGGTTTCAGAAGTGCATATTTGTTTAAATGGCCTCTTGATATGTACAGAAATAGGAAGAAGAATGCAATTATATTTAATCCCTCTTTATTGTGAGGAGCCATATCTCCCATATCTCTTTATAGAGAATGACTCATTAACTTTAATCATCTCTGGGATTTGGTTGTCCTCTTAACATATGAGAGGTGGAGTCTTAAAATTGTAAACTACCAATtagattataatttctttatccAAAGTAGACcctcatgtaaaaattaaatttagaaaaatgtCAACCACTCAAATAATTGTTTTGTATGCTTGGGGGTACCCAAAAATATTGTGTACTATGAAGGCTATGAAAGGTGAAGGTACAGGCCCTTTAAAGAAATTGCAACCTAAAATGACCTTTTAAAACTGGTGATCACAGAAgcatttcagttcattttacatttattaagtgcactATTGAGTGCAAGACATCGTGTTGCACCAAGGTGATCCAAAGGTGTGAATGAAGAATGATCTCTGTTCACAAGGGCATCCTGCTGGAAGGTGCCATAGTTTCCACACTGTTATAAACTTGCTCTGTGTTCAGAGTTAGGTAGTGTTCTCCAGAGCAAAAGAGTTAGTTAAATTCAGAAAGAATAGTAGGAAAAGCCAGCTTAATAACTCGTTTTTCAGGAGGGATTATTTTAACTTAGCTGCCAGCTTTTGACATAAAATGACAAGTCACAAATATTGATGAAATATATGAGGTTTCAACTTGTTTTTCTCTTGTCCCTTGTTTTCTCAACTGaaaatttaaaactttctttCAGCATGATTCCATGCTGAAATTCTGACTATTCTCCCAGGTCCTTTTTTTCAAGCCTGTACACTCTTCCACATCATTGCTTCTCAGACTTTGTCTTTTTTGCAGAAAGTTATATAGCTGTGAAGAGATCCTGTCCCTACCCAGCCATTTAACCTATCTACTGCCTTTAATGTAACACCTTCTTGAATCCATTACTAAAATTCACTACCTATCATTAAACTTTTTACCAGATTGCCACAAAGTATACAGCATATTTAAAACTTCTCTTAAAATCTTATTATCACTTCTCTTTTAAGCTCCAGATGAAAAAATGATGCAAGTTTTGAAGAAGACTGTAGAAGAAGCTAAAGCATTAATATCTAAGGTAATGTCACATTTTGCTCCCAGAGTTATAGGAAGCCccatcttttggatttttctgcttTTTACAAAGCATTGGAAGTATGAGAAATGATAAGAGTTGATgatctgagtacaaattgaagtatttctttcactttctttgcctttcttccttttttcccctgtattgtggataatgtggaaatatattttgcatgactttaaCTGTATAATAGGCATCACATTTCTTACCTTCTCATTGGATTGGGGAAGGGatacagggagggagagaatttggaatggaAAAAATCCAAGACATGTTTGGGATGCTCTCTAGCCTACACTTTTTAGACTTTAAACTGTTTTTCACTTATCCTCCAACCCCTACAGTTTAGAGATACTTCTGTTACTTTTGGTAAACTATGTAACAACAGGTTAGTGTAGTTCACGAGTGAGACAAATATGCGttaatacatattttttcttaattacttaAAATAAGCATAATTATGTTTTAATATCCATAGCTTAGTATTATGAATGCTTAAGCTTAATTAGATTGTTTTATTGAGGGAAATATATTCATCTTAATATCAGTGtgaatttgtttttcagttgacAAACATGGGTAATTTGAGAATTGGAGGGAAGaagttaaaaagattttattcCTCCAATGGAGTTCTTTTTTAGCCATTTGTCTTTACTTTTAAATACAAACTGTAACCAAAATATAAGAGTTGTTGTTATAGAATGCTTAAGTAATAGTGCTTGCTCAATTGTAGAAACAAGTGCAAGCTAATGTATGTGTTACTATGGAGATGGTGAAAGATGCACTCGACCAGCTTCGAGGAGCTGTGATGATTGTTTATCCAATGGGATTGCCACCATATGATCCAGTTAGAATGGAATTTGAGAATAAAGAAGATTTGTCAGGAACTCAGGTATGTAGCAATCATCTGAGATGGATTTATTCATCTTGAAAAAGGGAATGGAGTTATTTACAATATATAAGGGCTAAAGTATGCTTTATGCATTTTTTATAATCCACACTTGAAAGGGTATTAAAAGTCTATCACTTTGACTTCTGAAGTATAGGATATATAGACTAGAAAGTCTCAGTGCAGTCTGAAGCTTTGGTGAATCTTAATAATTATTTACGTAATTCTAATTTAGTACTTTCCGAAAGCTTCAAACTGCCCTGAAACTTTTGGGATAGCTTTTATATGTGATCAGAAGCAATTTAGTACAGTGAGAACacattctatttcattaaacaaacatttagtaaatatCTTTTTATGCACAGTGGAATCTAGTAAGAGATTTGAAGATGCTTGGAATCTAGTAAGAGAAATGATGTGTACAAATAGCTATAATACAACTTAAGATGTGATAAGTTTGTAAGAGTTCTAACATGTATAGTAGAATCTGTAATGAGGTTAGAGGAAACTACTTCCAGTtgaggaaatcaggaaaacctttaCAGGCGTGACATCTGAACTAGGTCTTGAGAAATGGATTAGATTTCAGGAGCCAGAGACAGGGTAAAAGGAGGGCAGTTGAAGCTGAAAGGATCTTTTGAACAAACGAATGAAGATGGAATTGTGTATGTTTAGAGAAGATCAACCTGTCCAGTTTAACTGTAGGATAGAGGAGTGGCACAATGTGTAAGTATGGCCAGTTTGGACTATAGAGAGCAACTGAAAATTTTTGAGCAGGGAATTGAACGATTTGATCAGAACTATGCATTCATCACATTGCTCATCAATCTCTGGCAGCAATGTATAAAAAAGATTAAAGGCCAAGAATAGGCTAGGCAAGAGACCCCGAATGTTTGATTGTGGTACCTTTGGGAATAGAAAGAGGGGACCTAAAAAGCCATAAATGACTAAGATCTTTAGGACCTTATGACTAGCTTGGTATGTAGGGGACAAAAAAGAATCATCACAATAATTTCAAAGTTTGAAGCTTGTGTAAACTAGGAGACTGTTGGTACAGTTAACCAAAATGAGAAAttcaggaggaagggaagagatcaTAAAATAGGATCTTGAAAAAAATAGCTAGacataaaaaaaatggaagtgtCATTATGAAGGAGGAGGAATTAGAGGTAAATAGAGAAACAGAATAAAACCAGAAAGGGAACAGTTTCAACAAGGAAAATGTAGCCACCATTGTTAGATAGCTACTAATTgattaaagaaattgaaaaaaaaagccattgaaatttaccatttaatatttattgatgacTTTGAAAGGAAAGCTGTAGTAGGAACATAAACCATATTATTTAGGATAGAAGGCAATATAGGCTACATTTTCTAGGAATTTGCCTCTGAACAGGAATAAGAGAATATAGAAATCATCAGGGACTGAGGGCATAAATAGTGAGAAGTCAGCCTAGGAAAGAAAGTACTTTTATTTCTGTGAAACaggaaaaaacaaagagaagatgAGTGAAAGATACTGAAATTGTTTTTACTTGTTAAGGGTAAAAATAGGGGAGGTTTAAGACTGCAATATTCTCAAGTAAAGTTAGAAACAAGCTCATTTACTGAGAGTTAAAAGGTGAACTTTGGGCCAAGATATCTATCTAAACAGAGGCACAATGCCCACCTCTTATATACCTACTCCAGCAAAATCCTGAAATTCTCACCTGGTTGATCATCAAGAATTCCAATAAGAAACCACATTGAGTGATTTCTTCTCTCTGGAGCTGCACAGAAAACTGgccagacaattttcagataaagaaatcaaaactattaataagcacataaaaaagtattctcaatctcttataatcagaggaatgcaaatcaaaacaactctgaggtatcacctcacacccagcagattggctaacatgacagctatggaaagtaatgaatgctggaggggatgtggcaaagttgggacattaattcattgctggtggagttgtgaattgatccaaccattctggagggcaatttggaactatgcccaaagggcgacaaaagaatatctaccctttgacccagccatagcactgctgggtttgtaccccaaagagataatggacaaaaagacttgtacaaaaatattcatagctgcgctctttgtggtgaccaaaaattggaaaatgaggggatgcccttcaataggggaatggctgaacgcattgtggtatctgttggtgctcaaaggaataataaagtggaggaattccatgtaaactgaaaCGACCCCCAGGAATTGTTACAGAGctaaagaagcagaaccaggaaaacattgtacacagagactgatacactgtggtaaattcaaatgtaatggacttctctactagcagcaatgcaatgatccagaactatttggagggatatatgagaaagaatgttatctacatccagaggaagaactgtgggaaaagaaacacaggaaaaaaccaaccgcttgatcacatgggtcggtgggATCACAGGGTccactgggaaagtggactctgaaagatcaccccagtgcaaatattaataatgaggaaataggtcttgatcaatggcacatgttaaacacagtggaattgtgcatcagatataggaggggggtgagaggaggggagggaaagaacatgagtcttgtaaccatggaaaattattctaaatcacataattaaataaaaattaaaaaaaaaaaacattttttaaaaaaagaaagaaaactggccAGAAATCCATGAGAAGTAGGAAAAGTTCCTGCCAGAAATCTGTAAGGCTTTGTGTCCAAAGGAAGCACCAAAGTGGTCAGAAGTTCCCAGGTTTGCAGAAACCCACATTGGATTTCTTAGAAATCACCAAGAGGAGGAGGGACAGCGTCAGGTGACCAGCTTTCTCTAGCAGCAGGTCCTCCGGACTCATGTACAGAaccaagagggaagagggaaacttCCATTGTTTCATCAGGCCCTGCCGGCTCCCAAAAGGAGGACAGAAGTTGGGAAGGAACACTTTGCACGGGAATGGCACATTCGGGCTCCTCGGAAAGACGGTTGCCTTGAAATGCCCCGTCCTGTGTcgaggggagacagagaaagacaaggCGGAGGAGCCCCAACTCCCAGGAAGCAAGAGGCTCCAAGCCTTCACCAAGCACCAAGCACGGCAGGGCACAACCCACGGGCGGGGGACAGATCTTCCTCAGCTTGGAGGCTCACACATCCCTGGGTGAGGAGACAGGAGCGAACTTTCTCGAATCTGGTATCTCACATCCGTTTTGCAGGTGATCCTCTCTCTCGTCAAGACCCCGACTCCCTGTGGCCAGAGGTCCAGGAGCTACGTCTGGCTATTTTCCCCTTCAGACGAGTTTCCATCACTCGTTCCATAATTTTCCTCCATCGCCTCCCAGTACTCTCCCCACCTTGACAGGTCAATGGAGAGGAGACACCCGACGGTGACCAGGACGGGAACattgaagcaaaaatttaaaaaaaaaaaaaaatcatcataattAAGTAAactaagaaacagaaataaaaccaCCGGAAGGCCAAGTGAAGGgaagtgaaatgaaatgaaatgaaatggagCGATGGACACAGTAAGAAGACTGAGATATCAGGGTGCCCACATGTGGGAGTCTGACAACACTTGGGCCTGCTGGTCGACCttgaggggaaaaagaagaaaagaggatggaTTAAAAGAAACACAAACACCCTACCAGAACCACCCCCCAGTAAAATAAAACAGcagaaatcaaaaaaaaaaaaaaaaaaaaaaaaaaaaaaaaaaaagaaatcaccaaGAGGAGCAATAACCAGTCTGGGTTTTGACAGTTCTCAGACCAGGACAGGCCAGATGCCCAGGGGCTCTGACTTTCCCTGGGACTCTATCCTAAGGTGCCAGAGAAGGCCCTAAAAATCCAATACTTAGAATCTCTTAAGATTcttgagggagaagaggaggtggCTATCTTTGCGAGGTGAGATCAGTGTAGAAACAAGGAAAGGACCAAGCAGGAGCAATCACCCACATGGCAATGGAACCCGGCCCAGGAACAAAACCCCAacttgggaaaataaagttggaGAAGGAGGTTAATCAGAAAAGGcttgtatataaaaatattagatcTAGAGATGCATCAAAATCTAGCCTAGATGGAGCAAATAACTCCCGTAAACACTGCAGAtactcaaagacaaaaaaaatttttttcatcaagaactacatgaagaaataaaatgagataaaaatgaaataaaagctgtGGAGGAAAGGAGCAAAATCATAAACTGCTTAGAAGAGCAAGGAGCAAACTACCCAAGAAGCAGACTCCCTGAAAACTATGAGAAAGTAGATAAGAGCTGAATGAAAAATGGCCTAGTAACAGTGAAGGCTCAACTGGAGTTAAGTGGCATGAACTAACCATAAAATGGTTTCATGATTCCTTCCAGCAATGCTTGACAGCCTGGGATTAGGACCAGAGAAAGTAGTAGAGTTACCCTTGGGTAGCAATAAGGGAAAATTAAAGGGGAGAGGGCGATGCTGCTAGGAAGATTACTGAAATGGTTGGCTAGTGTCTCAAGCTGCTTTGGGGGATGAGAGGGATAATGGACTGAAAAATTGGCAGAGTCAAGGATTTGGAGCCTGGGAATGGGATTAGTACGATAGACGTGAAAAGTTAGAAGAAATTTGAGAGTTTGAAGTTTTGAATTTTGGGCCCTATTAAGGAAAAGGTCAACAGTATATCAGAGCTAGTGAGTGGTCGACAGGTATTACAACTGATCTTCTTATGGTTGGAAAATCGAATGGATGGTGAAGGTCTAATATTGGTCCTCTACAGCTCACTATCATGTCAGCTTCCTATAGGGAATGAGCTTTGGGAGCCTTTCTCTCCTCTTAACAACACAGCATGGATTGTATAATATCCCAGAATTATCCCTGACTCCTCAAAGACTCAGAATCCTGGGGGAAGGGGGAGTATCAGGCAGGGTTGCTGCTGTCTGGTGAGATGGGCGTCCTGGTGTCTAAAGAAGATTTAGAGCCCATGTACTAGATGGGTAATGCTGGGCAAATCccaacctcatttgcctagcccttgcccttctgtcttggagttagtactgtgacagaaaataaggatttaaaaaagggggggggggggaccaacTCAGATCCTTTATGCCTGAAGGGGCAAAAAGTCTGGTATTAATGTTCTCTCTGTGTCATAGCCTAAAAGACTgcaagacaaaaataataattcccaTTTATGTGGgcctttgaggtttacaaaacacttttaacaATGAACCTGTGGGTAGAGAGTAcaattagccccattttatagatgagaaaaccaaggctcagagaagcACAGTAAATTGCCCAGGATTGTGCAGTTAGCACGTGTCAGGGCTAGGAGCTGAGCCAaactcactctctctcacacttacaatctctctgtctctgtctgtctgtctgtctctccctccccagatgccttttccttctttccttcctttctgtctccaggcttggtgctctattccacctagctgcccctgaatctTTTCTTAAAAGTCAATATTTTTTGCTCTCCACAGccaagaaggaattgttggagtccAAAGCGGATCAAAGCCTGCCATCTTgcactttctttccttcatgtgatttttattgtttgtgtgatatgtatcttctatcatgacatgagcaatatggaaatatgtattgcatgaaagcattgaTAATACCTGTATCAGACTATATACTGCCTGGGGTtggggagggacagggagagagaaaatttgaatcataaaatgtcagaaaacaattgtcaaaagttgttaaacatgtaatttaaaatagttcctttttttaaagttaaaattgtTCTTGTCTTCAGTTACCTTCAGCTCCTCCCAGAGCGTAGTGGTCCAGAACAAAGAAttcaaaaagacaaaacaaaaaacattttagcAAAACCCGCCAACGTATCAGCTGAGTCTGAGAGTTCCCTAACCATGGCCTTCATGTCTGCCCAAAACCCCAAACACCAGAGGAGCAGGTATACTTTTTCATCTCTTCCTTAAAGTTAAATTTGGCTTAAAGGGGATTTTTTATATTCATTACAGGCTGGGCTCCAGATCATTAATGAATCAGAGGCACAAATATGGTGGGCAGCAAAGGAGTTAAAAAGAACTCAGAAACTTTCAGACTATGtggggaaaaatgagaaaactaaaatcaTTGTCAAGCTTCAACAAGTAAgtatttatgtttaatttttctttatttatatctttataacTAGATCctgttttttcattttctaactaGTGAAAAGTTATAgtaaatttaagatatttaaattAGCAATATAAACATTATCTTTTTATAGACCCAAGTCTCAAAgtaaataaatctacataaagaTATCTCTTATGCTTACCAACAGAGGTAGAAAAGGAAAGTATAAAACTATCTTTGAGGTTTTTTTAATGCAaatgttacattttttaaaatgatgtaggaaaataaaattgtcatttaaaatagaaattacagggggcagctgggttcttcagtggattgagagccaggcctagagacaggaggtcctaagttcaaatctggccccagacacttcctagctgtgtgaccctgggaaagtcacttgacccccattgcctagccctgaccactcttctttCATGGAACTGGTACTTAgtgtctattctaagacagatgggtaagaatttttttaa from Monodelphis domestica isolate mMonDom1 chromosome 4, mMonDom1.pri, whole genome shotgun sequence includes these protein-coding regions:
- the CFAP298 gene encoding cilia- and flagella-associated protein 298 isoform X2 — encoded protein: MVYLHVKRGDESQFLLQAPGSTPIGELTQQVTKIYNGRLKVERICSEMEELAEHGIFLPPNMQGLTDEQIEELKLKDEWAEKCMPSGGSVFKKDEIGRRNGHAPDEKMMQVLKKTVEEAKALISKKQVQANVCVTMEMVKDALDQLRGAVMIVYPMGLPPYDPVRMEFENKEDLSGTQAGLQIINESEAQIWWAAKELKRTQKLSDYVGKNEKTKIIVKLQQKGQGAPAREPVISNEEQKQMMLYYYKRQEELKKLEENDDDSCLDSTWADNTALKKHFHGVKDIKWRPR